The following coding sequences lie in one Kamptonema formosum PCC 6407 genomic window:
- a CDS encoding GAF domain-containing protein, whose translation MWQVVKNIFDPTQYIPHGHCYLWQTPLVWLHITGDFLIAFAYFSIPAMLIYFVYKRRDVPFLAIFALFGAFIILCGTGHLLEIWTLWHSAYWLSGIEKAITALVSCFTAGQMVTLLPQFLSLKTPQELEAINIKLQREIVVREDAELALRYAYENLENKVQERTAELKRTNDYLEAEIRERINAESALREREIRLTEQQIGLLELAKSDRLYEGNIGDAFKEITQIATRTLNVARGSVWLYKEDKSAMCCADLYELTANQHTQSGELRVVDYPNYFQAVNAEQSIVTVDAKTDPRTQEFTESYLIPLGICSMLDVSITHQGQVVGVICLEHQGTPRNWKIDEQNFASYLAQMAALAMESRERKEAEKELRSVTERLQHLLAATPAVIFSCKLDGNYDVTFVSENVVSLIGYEARELVDGSLDWHSLVHPEDREMVATAYEQLLEKESISYEYREQHKDGKYRWIYDEVKLVKDAAGVPVECVGYGVDITDRKHAEAALQQQLKRERLVNSIQERIRSSLNLEEVMTMAVEEVRKFLSTDRTVIYRFNQDWSGFIAVESVATGVMQILGIDINDPCFRERYISVYQQGRVRAIDNIYTADISECHINLLNQFEIKANLVVPILQAENLWGLLIAHHCSSQRQWHSSEIESLRQIAVQLAIAIQQCTLFEQAKTEIAERKLAEQALRKAVIAADAANLAKSEFLSSMSHELRTPLNAILGFSQVMVRDSSLKNEHQQHLQIINRAGEHLLSLINDILEMSKIEAGKSQLNEASFNLIRLLGTLEEIFRLKAESKKLQLIFDLSKEVPQFVKGDEGKLRQVLINLVGNAIKFTETGSVTLRVKLKSENEISSLALPLQFEIEDTGPGIAAEEMNKLFAPFEQTKTGQKSQQGTGLGLPISRKFVQMMGGDISVTSTVGLGSKFAFDIQLDLADPIGVQLLKPQRKVIGLEPNQPEYRILVVDDRADNCLVIDRLLSPLGLLVREARNGEEAIAIWADWQPHLIWMDMQMPVMNGYETTKKIKAHPLGKQTIIVALTASAFEEERKTILAAGCDDFMRKPFQVDILFSKMEELLGVRYIYEEPIPVKLNTETESEIISNNQSVELQLSQMPPEWVEKIYDAANECCDDKILQLSEEIPVEFSSAAQSITALAKDFLFDEIIELAKLALSIQTESDPVS comes from the coding sequence ATGTGGCAAGTAGTCAAAAACATCTTCGATCCAACTCAGTATATACCGCACGGTCACTGCTATCTGTGGCAAACGCCTCTGGTTTGGCTGCACATAACTGGCGACTTTTTAATTGCGTTCGCCTACTTCTCAATTCCGGCGATGCTAATTTACTTTGTTTACAAGCGGCGCGACGTTCCTTTTTTAGCAATATTTGCTTTATTTGGTGCATTTATTATTCTCTGCGGCACGGGTCACTTATTAGAAATTTGGACATTGTGGCATTCTGCTTATTGGCTCTCCGGGATCGAGAAAGCAATTACTGCTCTAGTTTCCTGCTTTACTGCTGGACAGATGGTAACGCTTCTACCGCAGTTTTTATCTTTAAAAACTCCTCAAGAATTAGAAGCAATTAATATCAAATTACAGCGGGAAATTGTTGTGCGTGAAGATGCAGAATTAGCTTTGCGCTATGCTTACGAAAACTTAGAAAACAAAGTGCAAGAACGCACGGCAGAATTAAAAAGAACTAATGATTACTTAGAAGCAGAAATTAGAGAAAGAATTAATGCTGAATCTGCCTTAAGAGAAAGAGAGATCCGTTTAACAGAACAACAAATTGGCTTACTAGAACTAGCAAAAAGTGACCGCCTTTACGAAGGAAATATCGGCGATGCTTTCAAAGAAATTACTCAAATAGCAACTCGCACCTTGAATGTCGCTCGTGGTAGCGTTTGGCTTTACAAAGAAGATAAATCAGCGATGTGCTGTGCCGATCTTTACGAATTGACAGCTAACCAACATACCCAGAGTGGAGAACTAAGAGTTGTTGATTATCCTAACTATTTTCAAGCTGTAAATGCAGAGCAGTCGATCGTAACAGTTGATGCTAAAACCGATCCTCGTACTCAAGAGTTTACCGAATCTTATTTAATTCCATTGGGAATCTGCTCCATGTTAGATGTTTCTATTACCCATCAAGGACAAGTTGTAGGCGTAATTTGTTTAGAACATCAGGGGACACCAAGAAATTGGAAGATCGATGAACAAAACTTCGCTAGTTATTTGGCACAAATGGCAGCTTTAGCAATGGAATCTCGCGAGCGTAAGGAAGCTGAGAAAGAATTGCGATCTGTTACTGAGCGATTGCAACATTTATTAGCTGCGACTCCGGCAGTTATTTTTAGCTGTAAATTAGACGGAAATTATGACGTAACATTTGTCAGCGAAAACGTTGTTTCGTTAATTGGCTATGAAGCGCGAGAACTTGTTGATGGTTCCCTTGATTGGCATAGCCTCGTTCACCCAGAAGATCGAGAAATGGTCGCTACTGCCTACGAACAGCTATTAGAAAAAGAGTCGATCTCTTATGAATACCGGGAACAGCACAAAGATGGTAAATATCGGTGGATTTACGATGAGGTTAAGTTGGTCAAAGATGCTGCTGGCGTACCTGTGGAATGTGTTGGTTATGGGGTAGATATTACAGATCGCAAACACGCCGAAGCAGCTTTACAACAGCAACTAAAAAGGGAACGGCTTGTTAATTCCATTCAAGAGCGAATTCGCTCCTCTCTCAACTTAGAAGAAGTGATGACAATGGCTGTTGAAGAAGTGCGTAAGTTTCTGTCAACAGATCGCACAGTTATTTACCGCTTTAATCAAGATTGGAGCGGATTTATAGCCGTTGAGTCAGTAGCAACAGGTGTGATGCAGATTTTGGGAATTGATATTAACGATCCTTGCTTTCGGGAACGCTATATTTCTGTTTACCAACAAGGGCGTGTTCGAGCTATAGACAATATTTATACGGCTGATATTTCCGAATGCCACATTAATTTACTCAACCAGTTTGAAATTAAAGCCAACCTAGTTGTTCCAATTTTACAAGCGGAAAATTTATGGGGCTTACTCATTGCTCATCACTGTTCCAGCCAAAGACAATGGCACTCTTCTGAGATAGAATCTCTTAGACAAATTGCTGTACAGCTAGCAATAGCTATTCAGCAATGCACGCTATTTGAACAAGCCAAAACTGAAATTGCCGAGCGTAAATTGGCAGAGCAAGCCTTACGAAAAGCTGTCATAGCTGCTGATGCAGCCAACCTTGCTAAAAGTGAATTCCTCTCTTCTATGAGCCATGAATTGCGTACTCCCCTGAATGCAATTCTGGGATTTAGCCAAGTGATGGTGCGCGATTCATCTCTAAAAAATGAACATCAGCAACACCTACAAATTATCAATCGTGCGGGCGAACATTTACTTTCGCTAATTAATGATATTTTGGAAATGTCCAAAATTGAAGCCGGCAAAAGTCAGCTTAATGAAGCCAGTTTTAATTTAATCCGCCTACTAGGAACTTTAGAAGAGATATTCCGATTGAAAGCTGAATCTAAAAAATTGCAGCTAATTTTTGATCTGAGTAAAGAAGTACCGCAATTTGTTAAGGGAGATGAGGGAAAATTGCGCCAAGTTTTGATTAATCTTGTAGGAAATGCGATCAAATTCACAGAGACTGGTAGCGTTACCTTGCGAGTGAAACTGAAGTCTGAAAATGAGATATCCTCCCTTGCTCTTCCTCTGCAATTTGAAATAGAAGATACAGGGCCAGGCATTGCAGCAGAAGAAATGAATAAGCTATTTGCACCCTTTGAGCAAACAAAAACTGGTCAGAAATCTCAACAGGGAACGGGGTTAGGTTTACCAATTAGTCGCAAATTTGTACAAATGATGGGAGGCGATATTAGCGTTACCAGTACGGTTGGGTTGGGTAGTAAATTTGCTTTTGATATTCAACTGGATCTGGCAGATCCGATCGGTGTTCAACTGCTTAAACCACAACGCAAAGTAATTGGTTTAGAACCTAATCAACCAGAATACCGCATCTTGGTGGTGGACGATCGCGCAGATAACTGTTTAGTCATAGATAGATTATTGTCACCACTAGGTCTACTCGTGCGCGAAGCTAGAAATGGTGAAGAAGCTATTGCTATATGGGCGGATTGGCAACCGCACTTAATCTGGATGGATATGCAGATGCCGGTGATGAATGGCTATGAAACTACAAAAAAAATTAAAGCTCATCCTCTCGGAAAACAAACCATCATTGTCGCTCTGACTGCCAGCGCTTTTGAAGAGGAAAGAAAAACCATTTTAGCCGCTGGGTGTGATGATTTTATGCGTAAGCCATTCCAGGTAGATATATTATTTAGTAAAATGGAAGAACTTTTAGGAGTGCGCTACATTTACGAAGAACCTATTCCTGTAAAACTCAACACGGAAACGGAGAGTGAAATAATTTCCAACAATCAATCTGTAGAATTGCAACTATCCCAAATGCCTCCAGAGTGGGTGGAAAAAATTTATGATGCAGCTAATGAATGTTGTGACGACAAAATTCTCCAGTTAAGTGAGGAAATACCTGTAGAATTTTCCTCGGCAGCACAATCTATAACTGCTTTAGCCAAGGATTTCCTATTTGATGAAATTATTGAGTTAGCGAAATTGGCACTCAGCATACAGACGGAATCAGACCCCGTGAGTTAA
- a CDS encoding superoxide dismutase, translating to MSLKRRNFLYLLSASVGAATFGACQASGSNLSRPQPTPKQEDILAQSQTGFTLPPLPYEYNALEPHIDARTMQFHHDKHHAAYVKNLNDAINKHSQLKGKSAEALLRDINSVPEDIRTVVRNNGGGHVNHTMFWEIMSPKGGGEPTGAIATAINQTFGSVDAFKQQFNDAGTKRFGSGWVWLVRNKNGRLEITTTANQDSPLMEGNYPIMGNDVWEHAYYLKYQNLRGDYLKAWWNVVNWPAINQRYEQAIG from the coding sequence ATGAGTCTTAAGCGTCGAAATTTCTTGTATTTACTGAGCGCCAGCGTTGGAGCAGCTACGTTTGGTGCTTGCCAAGCATCGGGAAGCAATTTGTCTCGACCCCAACCTACCCCTAAACAGGAGGATATCTTAGCTCAAAGCCAAACTGGTTTCACTTTACCACCTTTACCTTATGAATACAATGCTCTAGAACCGCACATCGATGCGCGAACTATGCAATTTCACCACGATAAACACCACGCCGCCTATGTCAAAAATCTGAACGATGCTATTAACAAACACTCGCAACTGAAAGGAAAGAGTGCTGAGGCATTGTTGCGAGACATCAATAGCGTACCGGAGGATATTCGCACAGTAGTTCGTAACAATGGTGGCGGTCATGTTAATCATACCATGTTTTGGGAAATTATGAGTCCCAAAGGCGGAGGTGAACCAACGGGCGCGATCGCAACTGCAATTAACCAAACCTTCGGTAGTGTTGATGCCTTTAAACAACAGTTTAACGACGCAGGCACAAAACGTTTTGGGAGCGGTTGGGTTTGGTTAGTACGCAATAAAAACGGCAGACTTGAGATTACAACTACCGCAAATCAAGACAGTCCTTTGATGGAAGGCAACTATCCAATTATGGGGAACGATGTTTGGGAACACGCCTATTATCTTAAATATCAAAACCTGCGCGGCGATTATCTAAAAGCATGGTGGAATGTTGTCAACTGGCCGGCAATTAACCAGCGGTATGAGCAAGCGATCGGTTAG
- a CDS encoding AAA-like domain-containing protein gives MTIDDVLQLTRARLQKDLHPVQEIILRQVWEGKTYASIASVSHYGEHYLRNIASSLWQSLSEISDIPISKSNFRSSLESRSLTTEEEELIQEFTRRKCRVTPLEFPGSPVPLGSPFYIHHPLIEELAYKEIAKPGSVLRIKAPRKMGKSSLLLRILDRATSLGYRTVSLDIQQAEESVLDNLDKFLRWFCANISRHLELPPLLDDYWDEDMGSKVSCTIYLQQYILAEIGSPLVLALNEVNRIFEYPKIAREFLPLLRSWHEEARRVESLQKLRLIVLHSTEIYISLKLTESPFNVGLPLQLPYFTEEQILALAKRHELDWTDSPDAKWLMAIVGGHPYLVRLALYHLCQNTLTLEYLLEKAPTMAGIYKDYLRNLWVTLQEYPELAIALKQVVKSDRGVELDPIVASKLDSMGLIHIENNRCTLSCELYRQYFSSQNFI, from the coding sequence ATGACCATAGATGATGTGCTACAGCTAACTCGCGCCAGATTGCAAAAAGATTTACATCCCGTACAAGAAATTATTCTCCGCCAAGTTTGGGAAGGAAAAACTTATGCAAGTATAGCATCTGTCTCTCATTATGGAGAGCATTATCTGAGAAATATTGCCTCCTCTTTGTGGCAATCCCTCTCCGAAATTTCCGATATTCCAATTAGCAAATCAAACTTTCGCTCCTCCCTAGAATCCCGTTCTCTGACGACTGAGGAAGAAGAGTTAATTCAGGAATTTACCCGTAGGAAATGCCGAGTAACGCCTTTAGAATTTCCCGGATCTCCAGTACCGCTCGGTTCCCCATTTTATATTCATCATCCACTAATTGAAGAACTTGCGTATAAAGAGATTGCTAAACCTGGAAGTGTCCTCCGAATTAAAGCTCCCCGGAAGATGGGTAAAAGTTCTCTACTATTAAGGATTTTAGACCGTGCTACCTCTCTTGGCTACCGAACAGTAAGTTTAGATATTCAACAAGCCGAGGAAAGTGTTTTAGACAACCTCGATAAATTTTTGCGGTGGTTTTGTGCCAACATCAGTCGTCACCTAGAATTACCACCTCTGTTAGATGATTATTGGGATGAAGATATGGGGAGTAAAGTAAGTTGTACGATCTATTTACAACAATATATATTAGCAGAAATAGGTAGCCCCCTTGTCTTAGCATTAAATGAAGTCAATCGCATTTTCGAGTATCCGAAAATTGCCAGAGAATTTTTGCCACTACTGCGAAGCTGGCACGAAGAAGCAAGACGGGTTGAAAGCCTGCAAAAACTGCGGTTAATCGTCCTTCATTCCACAGAAATCTATATTTCTTTAAAGCTCACAGAATCGCCTTTTAATGTTGGTTTACCGCTGCAATTACCCTATTTTACAGAAGAGCAGATACTTGCTTTGGCAAAGCGTCATGAACTGGATTGGACAGATAGCCCAGATGCCAAGTGGCTGATGGCAATAGTGGGGGGACATCCTTATCTAGTGCGGCTCGCTCTTTACCATCTCTGTCAAAACACTTTAACGCTAGAGTATCTACTCGAAAAAGCTCCCACAATGGCGGGAATTTATAAAGATTATTTGCGGAATCTTTGGGTGACATTGCAAGAATATCCAGAACTAGCAATCGCACTAAAACAAGTGGTGAAGTCCGATCGCGGTGTTGAATTAGATCCGATAGTTGCTTCTAAGTTAGATAGCATGGGGCTAATTCATATCGAAAATAACCGCTGTACCTTGAGCTGCGAGTTGTACCGCCAATATTTTAGTTCCCAAAACTTTATTTAG
- a CDS encoding sensor histidine kinase, which produces MQMVHGMFSNYFIPHGHCYLWKPGLVSLHVLSDALIAAAYFLIPLTLIYIVKKRKDVPFDWVFMLFGSFIICCGITHIMEIWTLWHPNYWFSGFLKAITALISLCTAAVIIELIPKILAIPSPAQLAAANLSLQNEIGERKQAQEALSQLTLELEKRVQERTMALELANQLLQRENLDRSLAEDSLRYSQSKLLEKTDQLENTLQQLKSTQTQLVQTEKMSSLGQMVAGIAHEINNPVNFIYGNLNPAQEYIQEMLGLIEVYQACYPHPAPEIQDKINAIELNFIVEDLQKIFASIKIGAERIKEIVKSLRTFSRLDEADMKEVNIHEGIDSTLMILQHRLKEQRNRPSIQIIKEYGDLPLVECYAGQLNQVFMNIISNAIDALEQLAQHQQELSFKDHCQQNSPENLSALICSRLTIHIRTLLVNNKWVEIHITDNGVGIASDAMSKLYDPFYTSKPIGYGTGLGLAISYQIIKTHEGELRCISEVGKGTEFIIKIPLKSQIYEQANCSEKVLVKQ; this is translated from the coding sequence ATGCAAATGGTTCATGGAATGTTTTCAAATTATTTCATTCCTCACGGTCATTGCTACCTCTGGAAACCAGGATTAGTAAGTCTTCACGTCCTGTCTGATGCTCTGATTGCCGCAGCTTATTTTTTGATTCCCCTCACGCTAATTTATATTGTAAAAAAGCGGAAAGACGTGCCTTTTGACTGGGTTTTCATGTTATTTGGCTCTTTTATTATCTGCTGCGGCATTACCCATATTATGGAAATATGGACGCTGTGGCATCCTAATTATTGGTTCTCTGGTTTTCTCAAAGCAATTACGGCGCTGATCTCGCTATGTACAGCAGCAGTCATCATAGAACTAATTCCCAAAATTTTGGCAATTCCAAGTCCCGCTCAATTGGCAGCGGCAAATCTGTCTTTACAAAATGAAATTGGAGAACGCAAACAAGCTCAGGAAGCACTTTCGCAATTGACCCTAGAATTGGAAAAACGGGTACAGGAAAGGACGATGGCTTTAGAACTTGCCAATCAACTTTTGCAGCGCGAAAATCTCGATCGATCCTTAGCTGAAGATTCATTGCGTTACTCTCAATCTAAACTTCTAGAAAAAACTGATCAGCTAGAAAACACTTTGCAACAACTCAAATCCACTCAAACTCAACTGGTGCAAACTGAAAAAATGTCTTCTTTGGGGCAAATGGTAGCTGGCATTGCTCATGAAATTAATAACCCTGTTAACTTTATTTATGGTAATCTCAATCCAGCTCAGGAATACATCCAAGAGATGTTGGGATTGATTGAGGTTTATCAAGCCTGTTATCCTCATCCGGCCCCAGAAATTCAAGATAAGATTAACGCAATTGAACTTAATTTTATCGTAGAAGACTTACAAAAAATATTTGCTTCTATCAAAATTGGAGCCGAGCGCATCAAGGAAATTGTTAAATCTTTACGCACATTTTCCCGGTTAGACGAAGCCGACATGAAAGAAGTAAATATCCATGAAGGTATCGACAGCACTTTAATGATTTTACAGCACCGCTTGAAAGAACAGCGAAATCGTCCTTCTATTCAAATCATTAAAGAATATGGAGATTTACCTCTAGTAGAATGTTACGCTGGACAACTAAACCAAGTATTTATGAACATTATTTCTAATGCTATTGATGCCTTGGAACAGCTAGCTCAGCACCAGCAGGAGTTATCATTCAAAGACCATTGCCAACAAAATTCCCCTGAAAACTTATCAGCACTTATTTGTTCAAGACTCACAATTCACATTCGCACGCTTTTAGTTAATAACAAGTGGGTGGAAATTCACATTACTGATAATGGTGTTGGCATAGCTTCTGACGCAATGTCTAAACTCTACGATCCATTTTATACCAGTAAGCCTATAGGTTATGGTACAGGTTTGGGATTAGCAATTTCTTATCAAATTATAAAAACGCATGAAGGCGAGCTACGCTGTATTTCAGAAGTGGGAAAAGGTACGGAGTTTATCATTAAAATTCCCTTAAAGTCACAAATCTACGAACAAGCAAACTGTTCAGAAAAAGTCTTGGTAAAGCAGTAA
- a CDS encoding adenylate/guanylate cyclase domain-containing protein, with product MDSNQASTIQASILVVDDTPDNVRLLSTILTEEGYQVRKALNGQRALTTIQEFPPALILLDVMMPDMNGYEVCKKLKDSPQTSSIPVIFLSALDHVLDKVKAFEVGGVDYITKPFQEREVLVRVANQLMIQNQQRLLQEQTKQLQECVGRLQSEIQERQRAELALRIAKKKSDHLLLNILPAAIVENLKKGAGSAAERFDSATVLFADIVDFTSMAARTSPLELVSLLNQIFSRFDQLTEKHGLEKIKTIGDAYMVAGGLPIPRLDHLEAIANMALDMQSAIGDFKTDLDRPFQIRIGIHTGPVVAGVIGTKKFTYDLWGDTVNVAFRMESQGLPGYIQVTAAIYDRLKDEYVFEERGTITVKGKGEMITYWLKAKKS from the coding sequence ATGGACAGCAATCAAGCTTCTACAATTCAAGCCAGTATTCTCGTAGTTGACGATACGCCTGATAATGTGAGGCTTTTATCTACAATCCTGACTGAGGAAGGGTATCAAGTTCGCAAAGCACTAAACGGACAAAGGGCCTTGACAACAATACAGGAGTTTCCGCCCGCTTTGATTTTGCTGGACGTAATGATGCCAGATATGAATGGCTATGAGGTGTGTAAAAAATTAAAAGATTCACCACAAACCTCATCGATTCCAGTGATTTTCTTAAGCGCGTTGGATCATGTCTTAGATAAGGTAAAAGCTTTTGAAGTGGGAGGTGTTGATTATATTACAAAACCTTTTCAAGAGCGGGAAGTGTTGGTGCGAGTTGCCAATCAATTAATGATTCAAAATCAGCAACGGTTACTCCAAGAGCAAACTAAACAACTACAAGAGTGTGTTGGGCGATTGCAAAGCGAAATTCAAGAACGACAAAGGGCAGAACTAGCCTTACGCATTGCTAAAAAAAAGTCCGATCATTTATTGCTAAATATTTTACCAGCCGCGATAGTTGAAAACTTGAAAAAAGGCGCAGGTTCTGCTGCCGAGAGATTTGATTCAGCCACAGTTCTTTTTGCTGATATTGTCGATTTTACCTCTATGGCTGCTAGGACTTCACCTCTAGAATTAGTAAGTTTATTGAACCAGATTTTTTCAAGATTTGACCAGCTAACTGAAAAACACGGTTTGGAGAAAATTAAAACAATTGGAGATGCTTATATGGTCGCAGGGGGGTTGCCTATACCCAGATTAGATCATCTAGAAGCGATCGCTAACATGGCTTTGGATATGCAGTCAGCGATCGGCGATTTTAAAACCGATCTCGATCGACCTTTTCAAATTCGGATTGGCATTCATACAGGGCCAGTGGTTGCTGGCGTGATTGGTACAAAAAAATTTACTTACGATTTGTGGGGGGATACCGTTAATGTTGCTTTTCGGATGGAATCTCAAGGATTACCAGGATACATTCAAGTTACTGCTGCTATTTACGATCGCTTAAAAGATGAGTATGTATTTGAGGAACGGGGTACGATTACCGTTAAAGGTAAAGGAGAGATGATTACCTATTGGCTAAAAGCTAAAAAAAGTTAG
- a CDS encoding LeuA family protein: MVQILDSTLREGEQTPGVYFSPRTKLSIAQLLDRVGVDIIEAGNPAVSPEIATSVKRIAHSGLNAKIGVHSLCRIDHVQKALDCEIDFLGVFFSVSQQRLERDYQISLQAAIDRIVEVILYARAQKPDLLIRYTPEDTVRSSIGNVIEAASAAVQAGSNIISIADTTGYATPFQADRSYFYYVKTLKEELAKRQMYPKIEVHCHNDRGLALANALDAYRAGADIIDVTVMGLGERTGIVDLAELFVNLMNTDRTESRWKLNYLKDLYELVSEHSHISISPHSPVVGKNAFAHHAGVHVKAISQDEELYQSLNPELFGCKSNLVLGMQSGRTAVELALKQIGRQNLAANSTLIGYILKEIKEVAKRGTPINIEKELPIIVSQCMDSQMIT; the protein is encoded by the coding sequence ATGGTTCAAATCCTTGATTCCACATTGAGAGAAGGAGAACAAACTCCTGGAGTTTATTTTTCCCCTCGAACTAAGTTGTCCATCGCTCAACTTTTAGATAGAGTTGGTGTTGATATTATTGAAGCAGGCAATCCAGCAGTTAGCCCCGAAATTGCAACTTCTGTAAAGCGTATTGCCCATAGTGGATTGAATGCTAAAATCGGTGTCCATTCTCTTTGCCGTATCGATCATGTACAAAAAGCATTAGATTGTGAAATTGATTTTTTAGGCGTTTTTTTTAGCGTTTCACAGCAACGTTTAGAACGGGACTATCAAATTAGTTTACAAGCAGCGATCGATCGAATAGTCGAAGTCATCCTCTATGCCAGAGCGCAGAAACCAGACTTATTGATTCGCTATACGCCGGAAGACACTGTGCGCTCATCAATCGGAAATGTAATCGAGGCAGCAAGTGCAGCCGTCCAAGCCGGCTCTAATATTATTAGCATCGCTGATACAACGGGATATGCCACTCCCTTTCAAGCCGATCGCAGCTATTTCTACTATGTAAAAACTTTAAAGGAGGAGCTAGCTAAAAGACAAATGTATCCAAAAATTGAGGTTCATTGTCACAACGATCGAGGCTTAGCTTTGGCAAATGCCTTGGATGCCTATAGAGCCGGAGCAGATATCATTGATGTAACTGTTATGGGATTAGGAGAACGGACTGGGATTGTAGATTTGGCAGAATTATTTGTCAATTTGATGAATACAGATCGGACAGAATCCCGATGGAAACTCAATTATTTAAAGGACTTGTACGAGTTAGTCAGCGAACATTCTCATATCTCCATTTCGCCTCACTCGCCAGTTGTGGGTAAAAATGCCTTCGCTCATCATGCTGGAGTTCATGTAAAAGCGATTTCCCAAGATGAAGAGCTTTACCAAAGTCTGAACCCAGAGCTTTTTGGGTGCAAAAGTAATTTGGTTTTAGGGATGCAATCGGGACGTACTGCTGTTGAATTAGCCCTCAAACAAATTGGCAGACAAAACCTAGCGGCAAACTCTACTTTGATTGGTTATATCCTTAAGGAAATTAAAGAAGTTGCTAAACGAGGTACTCCAATTAATATCGAGAAAGAATTGCCAATAATTGTCAGCCAATGTATGGATTCACAGATGATAACTTAG
- the psbD gene encoding photosystem II D2 protein (photosystem q(a) protein) has product MTIAVGRAQNERGLFDALDDWLKRDRFVFIGWSGLLLFPCAFFAIGGWLTGTTFVTSWYTHGLASSYLEGANFLTVAVSTPANSLGHSLLFLWGPEAQWDFTRWCQLGGLWAFIALHGAFALIGFCLRQIEIARLVGIRPYNALAFTGPIAVFVSVFLMYPLGQSGWFFAPSFGVAAIFRFLLFLQGFHNWTLNPFHMMGVAGILGGALLCAIHGATVENTLFEDGDGANTFRAFNPTQAEETYSMVTANRFWSQIFGIAFSNKRWLHFFMLFVPVTGLWMSSIGIVGLALNLRAYDFVSQELRAAEDPEFETFYTKNILLNEGIRAWMAPQDQPHENFIFPEEVLPRGNAL; this is encoded by the coding sequence ATGACAATCGCAGTCGGACGCGCCCAGAACGAACGAGGTCTATTTGATGCCCTCGACGACTGGCTCAAGCGCGATCGCTTCGTTTTCATCGGCTGGAGCGGCTTGCTCCTCTTCCCCTGCGCCTTCTTCGCCATCGGCGGTTGGCTGACCGGCACCACCTTCGTTACCTCCTGGTATACTCACGGTCTAGCTAGCTCCTACCTCGAAGGCGCTAACTTCCTCACCGTCGCCGTTTCCACCCCCGCTAACAGTCTGGGTCACTCCCTGCTGTTCCTCTGGGGCCCGGAAGCTCAATGGGACTTCACACGCTGGTGTCAACTCGGCGGCCTGTGGGCATTCATCGCCCTACACGGCGCATTCGCCCTGATTGGCTTCTGTCTGCGTCAGATTGAAATTGCCCGTCTCGTAGGCATTCGTCCCTACAACGCTCTAGCTTTCACCGGCCCGATTGCCGTATTCGTCTCGGTGTTCTTAATGTACCCCTTGGGACAATCCGGCTGGTTCTTCGCCCCTAGCTTCGGCGTAGCAGCAATTTTCCGCTTTTTGTTATTCCTGCAAGGTTTTCACAACTGGACGCTCAACCCCTTCCACATGATGGGCGTAGCTGGAATCTTGGGTGGTGCTTTACTTTGCGCCATTCACGGTGCCACAGTAGAAAATACACTGTTTGAAGACGGCGATGGTGCTAACACCTTCCGCGCCTTCAACCCAACCCAAGCTGAAGAAACTTACAGCATGGTGACAGCGAACCGTTTTTGGTCGCAAATCTTCGGAATTGCATTCTCCAACAAGCGTTGGCTGCACTTCTTCATGTTGTTTGTGCCCGTCACTGGCTTGTGGATGAGCTCTATTGGTATCGTCGGTTTGGCTTTGAACTTGCGGGCTTACGATTTCGTCTCCCAAGAGTTGCGAGCTGCTGAAGATCCTGAGTTTGAAACGTTCTACACTAAGAACATTCTGCTTAATGAGGGTATCCGCGCTTGGATGGCTCCTCAAGACCAACCGCACGAAAACTTCATCTTCCCTGAAGAAGTTCTTCCTCGCGGTAACGCTTTGTAA